AGCCTCACCTCCATCGAACGCAGCTCGGTGGAAAATGTGGTGGTAACCGATCTGCTGCCCGCCGGTTTCGAGATTGAGAATCCCCGCCTGACCGAAGCCCGCGAGATGCCCTGGATCAAGGATGCCTCCACGCCGGAGTACTTCGACGTACGGGATGACCGTATCCACTTCTTCACGACAGCCACCAACACGACGAAGCATTTCTATTACGTAGTGCGCGCCGTGTCGCCCGGAACCTATATACAAGGTTCGGTTGGAGCCGACGCGATGTACGACGGCAGTTATCACAGTTATTCCGGCAGCGGCTCGGTCCGTATCCTGGCGCCCTGATCCTTGAATGATTCCGCGGATTGGATCAATACCGCAACGGTGGAGGCGATGGCTAAAAGTCATCGCTTTTCCCGTTTTGGTACTGCTGATCTTCCTGCTGTTTGACCGGCTGTTTCCCTTACGCGTATCCGTTCCCTATTCACAAGTTATTACTTCATCCGACGGAAGCATCTTACAAGCCTTTCTTTCCCCGGACGACAAGTGGCGGCTCTATGTGGAACCGGACCGTATAACGCCGGAGCTTGAAACGGCGATCCTCTTCAAAGAAGATAAGTACTTTCACTGGCATCCCGGCGTGAATCCGGTGGCGGTGGTGCGCGCCGCGTGGAACAATCTGGTGACCGGACACCGCACATCCGGCGCGTCCACCATTACCATGCAGGTTGCCCGCTTGCTGGAACCGGCACCGCGTACGCTCGGAAGTAAGTTGCGTGAAACGTTTCGGGCTTTTCAGCTCGAATGGCATTTTTCGAAGGCGGAGATCTTCCGCCTTTATCTGAACCTCGTTCCTTATGGCGGAAATGTAGAGGGGATCGCATCGGCTTCTTATCGCTATTTCGGCCGGACGACCGATCAGTTATCGCTTGCGCAGATCGTGACACTCGCCATCGTTCCGAACCGGCCCGGCAGCTGGCGTCCCGGTGAAACGAACCAGCGGCTGCTCGCAGGACGGAACCGGTGGTTAGGGAAAATGCGAACGCAGGAATTGTTTTCGGAGGCGGTGATCCGCGATGCATTGGAAGAGCCGTTGACCATCGATCGTCCGGAGCCAGCCCGTTGGGCACCCCATCTCACCGCACGGATCCACCGTGCCATACCGGATCAGCCTGTCGTCAGGACCACGATCGCTTTGCGTCGACAGCAGCAGGTACAGACGATCGTTGCGAACTATCAGCGTAGTCTCCGACACTACGGCATCCACAACGCGGCGGTCCTGGTCGTCAATAACGCAACCCGGGCGGTGGAAGCGTATGTCGGCTCTCCCGACTTCGACGATAACGGACATGGCGGACAGGTTGACGGAGTACGTGCGGTACGCTCGCCGGGATCCACGCTCAAGCCGCTTGTGTACGGTATCGCCTTCGATCTCGGCTTATTGACACCCAAGCGGATCATCGATGATGTACCCGTCAACTTCGGTGGTTATGCTCCCGACAATTTCGACGAACACTTTAGCGGCCCTGTGACAATCGAAGACGCGCTCGCCCGTTCCCTGAACATTCCCGCGGTAAAAACGCTGCAGCAGATCGGATTGGCTACCATGATCGACCGGATGCGTACCGCGGGATTCGAACAAGCCCGGCACCAGGAAAAGAGTCTCGGGCTTTCTCTTGTTTTGGGCGGTTGCGGTGTTCGCCTGGAGGAACTGACCGCCTTGTTCGCCGCGCTGGCGGATTCGGGTTACTATGCGCCGCTGCGTTATTTAGCGGATGACAGTGTGCGCACCGGTGTTCCGGTGATCGGTGAAGGCGCGGCGGAGATGCTCCGCGACATCCTCGTACTCCCCAATCGCCCCGACCTGCCCGCCTCGGCCGGAGAACGTTCGCGCTCCGTGCGTATCGCCTGGAAGACCGGGACCAGTTATGGCCGCCGCGATGGCTGGAGTATCGGGTATAATCCGCGCTATACGATCGGTGTTTGGGTCGGGAATTTTTCCGGCGAAGGAGTACCCGAACTCACCGGAGCCGACCGTGCGACACCTTTGCTGTTCGAGTTGTTTCATGCGCTGGACTATAACAGTGCCGGCACCTGGTTCAAGCCCGGAAAGGGGACTGACTTCCGCTTGGTTTGTAAGGAAAGCGGCCAGGTGCCTTCCGAACATTGCGCGGAGACGGTCATTGATCAGTTTTTACCGGGCATTTCCTCTGTTGTGCGATGTGGGCATGAAGTGGAAATAGCCACCGACCCGCGCGGGAGCATTTCGTATTGTACCAGTTGTAAACCGGAGACCGGATATCGAATGCAGTGGTTTCCGAATCCGGCTGCGGACCTGGCCCGATTCTATGATTCCGAGCAGATCCCATACATAAAGATACCACCTCACAATCCGGCGTGTACACGCGTGCAACGGGAACAGGCTCCGGTGATCGTATCCCTGCAGGATGGAAAAGAATACTTGATTGAGCAGGATGGCGGCGAACAATTGCCGCTCAATGCCCAACCGGCGAACGATGTTCGCCAGCACTATTGGTACGTGAATGACCGGTTCGTCGGCGCGTGTGAACCCTCGGAAACAGTTTTCCTCAAACCGCTGGCGGGAACGAGTAAGATCTCCTGCAGCGACGACAAGGGCCGCAACCGGGATATCCGAATCAGTGTTCGGTTTTATTGAAGGCGATCATGCCGTCTTCTTCCCGTATCAGACCGTATGGTTCCTTTTTCAAGATCAGGAAGCTGTCAAGGTCCGCGTAGTCGGCCAGGCTGCAAAGGTTGAGTGCCGATCCGATGCCGAGACTGGTTTCGACCATACAACCGATCATAGTACGCAGGCCCAGGCGTTTCGCTTCCCGAAGAATCCGTAAGCCGTTGGAATAACCGCCCGCTTTCATCAGTTTCATGTTCACGCCATGGTACGCGGCACTGATGAATGCCATATCCGGTTCGTCGGTTACCGCTTCGTCGGCGAAATGCGGGAAGGGGCAGTA
This genomic stretch from Bacteroidota bacterium harbors:
- the pbpC gene encoding penicillin-binding protein 1C; this encodes MIPRIGSIPQRWRRWLKVIAFPVLVLLIFLLFDRLFPLRVSVPYSQVITSSDGSILQAFLSPDDKWRLYVEPDRITPELETAILFKEDKYFHWHPGVNPVAVVRAAWNNLVTGHRTSGASTITMQVARLLEPAPRTLGSKLRETFRAFQLEWHFSKAEIFRLYLNLVPYGGNVEGIASASYRYFGRTTDQLSLAQIVTLAIVPNRPGSWRPGETNQRLLAGRNRWLGKMRTQELFSEAVIRDALEEPLTIDRPEPARWAPHLTARIHRAIPDQPVVRTTIALRRQQQVQTIVANYQRSLRHYGIHNAAVLVVNNATRAVEAYVGSPDFDDNGHGGQVDGVRAVRSPGSTLKPLVYGIAFDLGLLTPKRIIDDVPVNFGGYAPDNFDEHFSGPVTIEDALARSLNIPAVKTLQQIGLATMIDRMRTAGFEQARHQEKSLGLSLVLGGCGVRLEELTALFAALADSGYYAPLRYLADDSVRTGVPVIGEGAAEMLRDILVLPNRPDLPASAGERSRSVRIAWKTGTSYGRRDGWSIGYNPRYTIGVWVGNFSGEGVPELTGADRATPLLFELFHALDYNSAGTWFKPGKGTDFRLVCKESGQVPSEHCAETVIDQFLPGISSVVRCGHEVEIATDPRGSISYCTSCKPETGYRMQWFPNPAADLARFYDSEQIPYIKIPPHNPACTRVQREQAPVIVSLQDGKEYLIEQDGGEQLPLNAQPANDVRQHYWYVNDRFVGACEPSETVFLKPLAGTSKISCSDDKGRNRDIRISVRFY